A genomic segment from Dermacentor silvarum isolate Dsil-2018 chromosome 11, BIME_Dsil_1.4, whole genome shotgun sequence encodes:
- the LOC119433401 gene encoding uncharacterized protein LOC119433401 has product MPKMNRSRVGVLCEQLLYLDLSWSDLEDIFLGYRQRTPRQYKSVNGLFNIEELQEDAFRRMFTFEKEHLKDLKTYLLMPDTVISSQGVCVSGEEALLISLRRLACPNRWRDLEPLFGRHCSTLSSIVSTVLRHIEDNFGHLLDLTNNKWLNLAELGRFSQAMHRRGAPLKNCWGFVDATARPICRPSVNQRSHKRVHAVKYQSVMCANGIVCDLDGPYSGHRHDAGILGDSGLYSRLEHLVQGSSYTLYGDPLYPLRPLLMRPYAGSSQTETQQRFNSGMSTVRQAVEWGFGKTVELFAFLDFEKNQKILLQNVSQMYKVGTILTNCHTCLYGSQVSMFFGLKPPSLQEYLVPVTA; this is encoded by the exons ATGCCGAAAATGAATCGATCGCGCGTAGGCGTTCTTTGTGAGCAGCTGCTTTATCTAGACCTTAGTTGGAGTGACCTGGAAGACATTTTCCTTGGATATCGACAGCGCACACCCCGGCAATACAAATCGGTGAACGGCCTATTTAACATCGAAGAACTACAGGAAGATGCTTTTAGGCGAATGTTTACATTTGAAAAGGAGCACCTCAAGGACCTCAAAACGTATCTGCTTATGCCGGACACTGTAATAAGCTCCCAGGGTGTCTGCGTAAGTGGCGAGGAAGCCCTTCTTATAAGCCTACGCAGGCTGGCGTGTCCCAACAGGTGGCGGGATTTGGAGCCACTGTTTGGCCGCCATTGCTCCACTTTGTCAAGCATTGTGTCAACAGTGCTCAGACACATCGAAGACAACTTTGGACATCTGCTGGACTTGACGAACAACAAGTGGCTGAACCTTGCAGAACTAGGCCGTTTTTCTCAGGCAA tgcATCGCAGAGGTGCACCACTTAAGAACTGCTGGGGGTTCGTGGACGCGACAGCGAGACCGATTTGCCGGCCATCGGTGAACCAAAGAAGTCATAAGCGGGTTCACGCTGTCAAGTATCAATCTGTTATGTGCGCCAACGGCATCGTGTGTGATCTTGACGGCCCCTATTCAGGTCACAGACACGACGCCG GTATCCTGGGGGACAGTGGCCTTTACAGCAGGCTTGAGCACTTGGTCCAGGGTTCCTCATACACCCTCTACGGGGACCCTTTGTACCCACTACGTCCACTGCTGATGCGCCCATATGCCGGATCTTCTCAGACAGAGACACAGCAGAGGTTCAATTCTGGCATGAGTACAGTCCGCCAGGCCGTAGAATGGGGGTTCGGCAAGACTGTTGAACTGTTTGCCTTCTTGGACTTTGAAAAAAATCAAAAAATACTTCTACAAAATGTATCGCAGATGTACAAAGTAGGTACAATCCTGACAAACTGCCATACATGTTTGTATGGCAGTCAGGTTTCTATGTTTTTTGGCTTAAAACCACCCTCTCTGCAAGAATATCTCGTGCCTGTCACTGCATGA